AGTTTCGGGCCATCGACCTGATCAATGAAACCAAATAACACCTGGCCACAACACAGCCTTCGTTCGCCGCCTCCTAGCCGTTTTTAGTCACCACCCTCGTTGGAATAAAAGTTTCGTTTGCCGCATTTAggtataaaaaactaaaatctttACTGTGGATTTCTGATTTAAATTAGGTTCATGTGAAATGAGTGCATGTAACTGTTAGCCGGTAGCTGGTAGCTGTGGATGAGGAGCTACTGAAAGCTTAGTGGCCCTCGTGCTTGGCCCTGTAGATGCCCTTTGCGTCGTACTTGTCCAGCAGCAGCTTCCACTCTGCGGGCTTGTTGGTGCGCAGAAAGTTGATCACCTTCTGCGAGTTGCGGCGCTGGGTTTCGGTGCACTTGGAGCAGTCGGACTGCAGGGCGTCGGGCAGGAGGCGCTTCAGCTCGCGGCCCTCCGGCGTGCACGGACCCTTCTCCATCAGGCACTTGAGGTAGTTGTTCAGCACCCGGTTGTTGCCCAGGACATCGTCCACGTTGACGTTGTCGAACTTGTTGGTGTACTGCTTCTCGGGAGCGGCGGCTGCCAGACCGGCAATCACGCAAAACACAATGGCTAGCGAGGCTTTCATGTTGACGGATATTCTGCAAGGAGAGAGGATATTTTCGGGTGAGcgaacaaaaccaaaacacagGTGTCTAGTGCTATATCTGTTTGCCAATTAAACGGCGTCGCCCAGTCTCAGCATTTCTAACTTTCAGGCGCAGGCCGAGAGAATCATCCGAGACGCAACCCACTTTTTTCATGCATTATTTATGGCCCTTGGCATATATATCGCATATGCATACTAATTGGGTATCGTTtggtttaaatgttttataaagaAGATTTCACAATTTCACGACCACGTCGCCCTAGTCGCTTTCGACTTCTATATGGCCAATATTCAAATCCGTGCAGGCCAGTGGTCAGTTGCTCTGGTTTATGCGGTTTATGCAATAGGCTGATACGAATTCAGTAGCGCGATTTTTCGTTGGGGCGATCCCGGTCGGACTAAGTATGGCCAAATGGCTTACTCACTTCTCTTCCGGAGGTTTTTGATGGCCTGCTGGTAGTTATGGCGCGGACGAAGGCGCAGCTTGGATTGCGAGTAGTTAGCCTGTTGGCCTGGCTTTTATACCAGGAGCTTTAACGGCCCCTACACTGAGCGCAATTGGCAGCTCTCTGGCGGCTGGAGCTTTTGCAGGCGGGGAGGTGGCGGCGGCTTTGACCAGAGTCGCGGCACAGTGTATACTAAAAGCTGACAAACCGAACCGGATTTTCGATGTCTGACTTAAGGTTTTTTCAGCTGAATTTCGGCAAGCGGTCCGAGAGCCGGCCAAGCGGTACAAAGggtggaatggaatggaatgggaGTTTTATTACAGATTTATCTCTCACACCCCGATCGTTTGTTTACCCATTCACGTACGAAATTCGTAGGAAAAGCATTGACGTAcgtgaaaattgaaatttacatACATGTTGATTTTGGCAGGCAGTCGGTCTTAGTTGCTCCGAGCTTGAGAGCTTGAGTTCGAGTTCGGTTTCCAGCTCTTTCCTGACTTGGTAGTGCCAACGTTGTTGCCACTGTGTTGTAATCACTTTTatgcatttccatttcccttttAATTATCTTTGGCGTCATGAATCGCACGCACCAGTCTAGACTTAACCAGATTTCGAAAGCTCTTCAATCGTGTGCGAttgggttttgttttgttttggcgcAGCCGCAGCCCGATCGATTCCAACTGGTCTGGTCCGAGCAATTGGGATTTACCCTGCCAAGTGGACATTTCGGATTCGGACGTTTTTCATTGCTACACTACTAGACGTTTTTCAGAAAGCCACGGCGGTCGTCCGCACTTGGGACAGAGCTCGCTAATGCAGCCCAGTTCAAGCTGATAATTCTAGTCTGGTGGGGCCAACAGTAATTGGCCATAAAGCCAAAATACACTTTATACCCTCGTATAATTATGAGCATTTTTACGACTCTGACGCGGGCGATTCTACTGACGATCAGCTCTGCTCGGTCTGGACTAGGGAGgtcaataaatcaaaagcgTTGACTGTTGACTCTCCACCTGTGGCGTAACTCTCGTGCCAATTATACAAACAACTTTCGGCTTGTCCACGGtgattaacatttaaattgggGCATCCTTAGCCCCGAGCGCTGGGGGTATCGATTTATGCAAATCGAGAGAGCTTGTAAAGGAAAAAAACTCCGTGGCCCGGTGGCTTACCTTGAAGTCGGGCAGGGCATCAGCTTCGCAGCCAGGGTAGATCATGAGACATGTGCAAAAGTCAGGTTCAGGAAGGAGAAGTAAAcaaggcaaaacaaaagtaaacaaaccgcAAAATCCACAACAACGGCGGCGGTGAGGCTGAagaaatattaacaataaaataaaaaggtaaaTGCACAGATTGAATAAAGCGCAAAATAAATCTTCGGCTCGGTACGTGACCAAGTTTTCAGTGTCACGCCGCACGGCTTAAGAGGCGGGGCGAATCAAAC
This region of Drosophila gunungcola strain Sukarami chromosome 2R unlocalized genomic scaffold, Dgunungcola_SK_2 000079F, whole genome shotgun sequence genomic DNA includes:
- the LOC128256981 gene encoding ejaculatory bulb-specific protein 3; its protein translation is MKASLAIVFCVIAGLAAAAPEKQYTNKFDNVNVDDVLGNNRVLNNYLKCLMEKGPCTPEGRELKRLLPDALQSDCSKCTETQRRNSQKVINFLRTNKPAEWKLLLDKYDAKGIYRAKHEGH